One genomic region from Populus nigra chromosome 8, ddPopNigr1.1, whole genome shotgun sequence encodes:
- the LOC133701700 gene encoding katanin p60 ATPase-containing subunit A1-like, producing MVGSGSSPATAALSGLQDHLKLAREYALEGLYDTSIIFFDGAIAQINKHLTTLDDPLIRTKWMNLKKSLSEETEIVKQLDAERRAFKEAPAARRVASPPIHAKSSFVFQPLDEYPTSSAAPIDDPDVWRPPSRDTTSRRPTRASQVGLRKSPQDGAWARGASTRTGTTGRGAKTAASSRVNSGVRASTTGKKGTGTGTGKSGRGDSANGDAEDGKRRPQYEGPDPDLAEMLERDVLETTPGVRWDDVAGLSEAKRLLEEAVVLPLWMPEYFQGIRRPWKGVLMFGPPGTGKTLLAKAVATECGTTFFNVSSATLASKWRGESERMVRCLFDLARAYAPSTIFIDEIDSLCNARGASGEHESSRRVKSELLVQVDGVNNSSTGEDGSRKIVMVLAATNFPWDIDEALRRRLEKRIYIPLPNFESRKELIRINLKTVEVSTDVNIDEVARRTDGYSGDDLTNVCRDASLNGMRRKIAGKTRDEIKNMPKDEISNDPVAMCDFEEALRKVQRSVSPSDIEKHEKWFTEFGSA from the exons ATGGTGGGGAGTGGGAGTTCACCAGCAACGGCGGCGCTAAGTGGCTTACAAGATCACTTGAAATTGGCAAGAGAATATGCTCTTGAAGGCCTCTATGACACTTCCATTATCTTCTTCGATGGTGCCATTGCTCAGATCAACAA GCATCTAACGACGCTTGACGACCCTTTAATTCGTACAAAATGGATGAATCTGAAGAAATCCCTTTCAGAGGAGACTGAAATTGTAAAACAATTGGATGCTGAGAGAAGGGCTTTTAAGGAAGCTCCTGCTGCCAGGCGCGTTGCTTCTCCCCCCATTCATGCTAAATCCTCCTTTGTTTTCCAGCCATTAGATGAGTACCCTACTTCCTCTGCCGCGCCCATCGATGATCCTGATGTTTGGAGGCCGCCCAGTCGGGACACTACCAGCAGGAGACCCACTAGAGCTTCCCAAGTAGGTTTAAGGAAGTCGCCACAAGATGGGGCCTGGGCTCGTGGTGCTTCCACTAGGACGGGTACCACTGGACGTGGTGCCAAGACCGCTGCTTCAAGTAGGGTGAATTCGGGAGTCAGAGCGTCGACAACTGGAAAGAAAGGCACTGGCACGGGCACTGGAAAATCTGGAAGAGGAGACTCAGCT AATGGAGATGCTGAAGATGGAAAGAGGAGGCCACAATATGAGGGACCAGATCCTGACTTGGCTGAGATGCTTGAAAGGGATGTCTTGGAAACTACTCCTGGTGTAAGATGGGATGATGTTGCAGGACTCAGTGAAGCAAAAAGACTTCTAGAGGAAGCTGTTGTCCTTCCTTTGTGGATGCCTGAATATTTCCAG GGAATCAGGAGACCTTGGAAAGGCGTTCTTATGTTTGGCCCTCCTGGTACTGGGAAGACGCTACTTGCTAAAGCTGTTGCTACTGAGTGTGGTACAACATTTTTCAATGTTTCATCTGCTACATTAGCTTCAAAATGGCGTGGGGAGAGTGAACGGATGGTTCGGTGCTTGTTTGATCTAGCACGAGCTTATGCACCAAGTACAATTTTCATTGATGAGATTGATTCTCTATGCAATGCTAGGGG GGCTTCAGGGGAACATGAATCATCTCGAAGGGTGAAATCTGAACTTCTGGTTCAGGTAGATGGTGTAAACAATAGTTCCACTGGCGAAGATGGCAGTCGGAAAATAGTGATGGTTTTGGCTGCTACTAACTTTCCTTGGGATATAGATGAAGCACTGAG GAGGAGGTTGGAAAAGCGTATATATATTCCACTTCCAAATTTTGAGAGTCGTAAGGAGCTTATTAGGATCAATTTGAAAACTGTCGAG GTGTCCACTGATGTCAACATTGATGAGGTTGCTCGCAGGACAGATGGATACAGTGGAGATGATCTAACTAATGTTTGCAGAGATGCTTCTTTAAATGGGATGAGGCGAAAGATAGCGGGCAAGACACGAGATGAAATTAAGAACATGCCTAAGGATGAGATTTCAAACGATCCTGTTGCAATGTGTGATTTTGAAGAAGCCTTGCGGAAGGTTCAGCGCAGTGTTTCCCCATCAGATATCGAGAAGCATGAGAAGTGGTTCACGGAATTTGGATCAGCCTGA